The following coding sequences are from one Novosphingobium sp. KACC 22771 window:
- a CDS encoding GDP-mannose 4,6-dehydratase codes for MKVLVTGAAGFIGYSLAVKLLARGDSVIGLDMVNDYYDVTLKEARIAHLRELGGNRFTFVRQDFSQYEPLVESLSGLEFERIVHLGAQAGVRYSITHPHAYLHSNLAGHLNMLEIGRHRGVENMVYASSSSVYGGNTKLPFAVEDRVDQPISLYAATKKADELMSETYAHLYRLPLTGLRFFTVYGPWGRPDMMMWIFTKAIAAGQPIPVFNNGDMYRDFTYIDDIIAGVMASLDNPAPDDGKVKAGGSTKPHRLYNIGNHKSEHLMRVVEILEEQLGKKAIIDFQPMQPGDVRQSFADIDAIAGDLGYAPTTSIDVGVPKFIEWYKAYHGV; via the coding sequence ATGAAGGTTCTGGTTACGGGCGCGGCGGGTTTCATCGGCTACAGCCTTGCGGTCAAACTGCTGGCGCGCGGCGATTCCGTGATCGGGCTCGACATGGTCAACGATTACTATGACGTGACGCTGAAAGAAGCCCGCATCGCCCACCTGCGCGAGCTTGGCGGAAATCGCTTCACCTTCGTGCGCCAGGACTTCTCGCAATACGAACCTTTGGTCGAATCGCTAAGCGGCCTCGAATTTGAACGCATCGTCCATCTGGGCGCGCAGGCGGGCGTGCGCTATTCGATCACCCATCCCCACGCCTATCTGCATTCCAACCTTGCCGGGCATTTGAACATGCTGGAAATCGGGCGGCATCGCGGCGTGGAAAACATGGTCTATGCCTCATCCTCGTCGGTCTATGGCGGCAACACCAAACTGCCCTTCGCCGTCGAAGACCGCGTCGACCAGCCCATCAGCCTCTATGCCGCCACCAAAAAGGCCGACGAACTGATGAGCGAAACCTACGCCCACCTCTACCGCCTGCCGCTGACGGGCCTGCGCTTCTTCACGGTCTATGGTCCGTGGGGCCGCCCCGACATGATGATGTGGATCTTCACCAAGGCCATCGCCGCGGGCCAGCCGATCCCCGTCTTCAACAATGGCGACATGTACCGCGACTTCACCTATATCGACGACATCATCGCGGGCGTCATGGCCAGCCTCGACAACCCCGCCCCCGACGACGGCAAAGTCAAAGCCGGCGGCTCCACCAAACCCCACCGCCTCTACAACATCGGCAACCACAAGAGCGAACACCTGATGCGCGTGGTCGAAATCCTCGAAGAACAGCTCGGCAAAAAAGCCATCATCGACTTCCAGCCCATGCAGCCGGGCGACGTGCGCCAGTCCTTCGCCGACATCGACGCCATCGCGGGGGATCTGGGCTATGCCCCCACCACCAGCATCGACGTGGGCGTGCCCAAGTTTATCGAGTGGTATAAGGCGTATCATGGGGTTTGA
- a CDS encoding c-type cytochrome, with protein MSGRFNTIAGWVLGSAVVALGLSSLSGHYFRADKENRPETMGYPIEGVSGAKEGPAEAPIEELLAKADPAKGAQVFAKCASCHTITAGGPNGIGPNIHGILGDEIGHGRGGFAFSAGLSAKGGKWDFSNMNEWLKNPRAFADGTKMTFAGLESAEDRAAVMVYLNQQGSNLPLPAAPAAAAPAGDAAAPADAASAADSAK; from the coding sequence ATGAGCGGTCGTTTCAATACCATTGCCGGTTGGGTTTTGGGTTCTGCTGTGGTTGCGCTGGGTCTTTCCAGCCTGTCGGGCCACTATTTCCGCGCCGACAAGGAAAACCGCCCCGAGACCATGGGCTATCCCATCGAGGGCGTGTCCGGGGCGAAAGAAGGCCCGGCCGAGGCGCCGATCGAGGAATTGCTGGCCAAGGCGGATCCTGCCAAGGGCGCGCAGGTCTTTGCCAAATGCGCATCGTGCCACACGATCACGGCGGGCGGGCCCAATGGCATCGGGCCCAATATCCATGGCATCCTGGGCGATGAGATCGGCCATGGACGCGGCGGCTTTGCCTTCTCGGCGGGCCTTTCGGCCAAGGGCGGCAAGTGGGACTTCAGCAATATGAATGAATGGCTGAAGAATCCGCGCGCCTTTGCCGATGGCACCAAGATGACCTTTGCCGGGCTTGAATCGGCCGAGGATCGCGCGGCGGTCATGGTTTATCTGAACCAGCAAGGTTCGAACCTCCCGCTGCCCGCGGCCCCTGCGGCGGCGGCGCCTGCGGGTGATGCGGCGGCCCCGGCCGATGCCGCATCGGCGGCCGACAGCGCCAAGTAA
- a CDS encoding prephenate dehydratase: protein MHSYPTPALIQVKELTAQAAENPARAVAFQGAPGCNSHRAALEYAPSCAPLPCFSFEDALDAVKEGRADRAIIPIENSQHGRVADIHFLLPESGLSIVGEHFLGIEHALMALPGATGPFAAAYSHPQALGQSRHYLRARGIVPMAYADTAGAAAFVKEQGDPAAAAIAPALAASLYGLDIVEHNVEDAADNTTRFVVLARAPLDPATIEGTAMTTMIFEVRNVSAALYKALGGFATNGVNMTKLESYQKGASFSATMFFVDIVGKPGEEPVDRALEEVAFHCKDLRLLGSYAQSRPRG from the coding sequence ATGCACAGCTATCCTACGCCCGCTCTGATCCAGGTCAAAGAACTGACCGCCCAAGCCGCTGAAAATCCTGCACGCGCCGTTGCGTTTCAGGGGGCGCCGGGGTGCAATTCGCACCGCGCGGCGCTGGAATATGCGCCATCCTGCGCGCCTTTGCCCTGTTTCAGCTTTGAGGACGCGCTGGACGCGGTGAAGGAAGGGCGCGCCGACCGCGCCATCATCCCCATCGAAAACAGCCAGCATGGCCGCGTGGCCGACATCCATTTCCTGCTGCCCGAAAGCGGGCTGTCGATCGTTGGCGAACATTTCCTCGGAATCGAACATGCGCTGATGGCGCTGCCCGGCGCCACGGGGCCTTTCGCCGCCGCCTATTCCCATCCGCAGGCGCTGGGCCAGTCGCGCCACTATCTGCGCGCGCGCGGCATCGTGCCGATGGCCTATGCCGATACGGCCGGGGCCGCCGCCTTTGTCAAGGAACAGGGCGACCCGGCCGCCGCCGCCATCGCGCCCGCGCTGGCCGCCTCGCTCTATGGCCTCGATATTGTCGAGCATAATGTCGAGGACGCCGCCGACAACACCACGCGCTTTGTCGTGCTGGCCCGCGCCCCGCTCGATCCCGCCACCATCGAGGGCACGGCGATGACCACGATGATCTTCGAGGTCCGCAACGTTTCGGCCGCGCTTTACAAGGCGCTGGGCGGTTTTGCCACCAACGGGGTCAACATGACCAAGCTGGAGTCCTATCAAAAGGGCGCCAGTTTTTCGGCCACGATGTTCTTTGTCGATATCGTGGGCAAACCGGGCGAGGAGCCGGTGGACCGCGCGCTGGAAGAAGTCGCGTTCCATTGCAAGGACCTGCGCCTGCTGGGCAGCTATGCGCAAAGCCGCCCGCGAGGTTGA
- a CDS encoding DUF4129 domain-containing protein: protein MSAAASNSVQQAQTAHQAWRAVRDARDLQFTPVPNWTPAPTPDWIKAMGRFLKSLFEPVGRALGVSWPVLEKILIGLLALGLALLVWQAGVWLWARRRSAPAAAPEWRPDAAAARALLDDADALAAQGRFDEATHLLLLRSLDHIAAARPAALTPASTAREIAALAFLSAPARATFGAIAALVEQGRYALRPLGPDDWAAARSAYHDFARHHPA from the coding sequence GTGAGCGCAGCGGCGTCCAATTCCGTCCAGCAGGCCCAAACCGCCCATCAAGCATGGCGCGCGGTCCGCGATGCGCGCGACCTGCAGTTCACCCCCGTCCCCAACTGGACCCCGGCGCCCACGCCCGACTGGATCAAGGCGATGGGCCGTTTTCTCAAAAGCCTGTTTGAGCCGGTGGGCCGGGCGCTGGGCGTGTCGTGGCCGGTGCTGGAAAAGATCCTGATCGGCCTGCTGGCGCTGGGGCTGGCGCTGCTGGTCTGGCAGGCGGGGGTGTGGCTGTGGGCGCGGCGCCGCTCGGCCCCGGCTGCCGCGCCGGAATGGCGCCCCGATGCCGCCGCCGCCCGCGCCCTGCTCGATGATGCCGATGCGCTGGCCGCCCAGGGCCGCTTTGACGAGGCGACCCATCTGCTCCTGCTGCGCAGCCTCGACCATATTGCCGCCGCCCGCCCCGCCGCCCTGACGCCCGCCAGCACCGCGCGCGAGATCGCCGCGTTGGCCTTTCTCTCGGCCCCGGCGCGCGCCACCTTTGGCGCCATCGCCGCGCTGGTCGAACAGGGGCGCTATGCGCTGCGCCCGCTTGGCCCCGATGATTGGGCCGCCGCCCGCAGCGCCTATCACGACTTTGCCCGGCATCATCCGGCATGA